The following proteins are co-located in the Seriola aureovittata isolate HTS-2021-v1 ecotype China chromosome 7, ASM2101889v1, whole genome shotgun sequence genome:
- the virma gene encoding protein virilizer homolog isoform X2 codes for MAGDISTELLFLDTFKHQSAELTNVDVVRFPYGVLITEVRVIPPGIKAHSNLPDNRAFGETSPHAFQLELFFNNVTKTNSPTFHRLGSLEYDENKSIVFRPSGKVNTDGLVLRGWYTSLTVAVYGTAERSHGHDQDSPPPPPPPPPQQPSGPKRIIKQEWEKDDQYNGSPPRPAPRGPRTPPGPPPPDDDDEEQVQVTVGVVKDEPCEGRDDYLEAVSPERSLPADETYSDAEQEEEGDEEEEEQEEEEEEDARTEGSAPEEEEEEEEEEDEGEDEEEEMEEGDDGYEQISSDEDDLDNGSFKLPTFDMDYTPEDLASVPPVQYDPFERELRPLLYFTPPYKTRFDTQFEKASVEEPRDAGGTKGPAVGEEAEAVAQLKELLVSTGDERDARWVTALEEAPGLLAKGLAYLIKQGEGEVEDPVGVLVKWALQALSMEIALTQPIALNLRQLKAGAKLASHLAECPQGLIALLREGALGVLLELLHADHVSSTLKLSILRALDALTSAPDGVEAFLHAKDSEKSGYQHLVQLFLREETVRVITAGNAILQKSHMYEVLLDLQRTAAAWSEPPQEEMEDADSPMEEEPSLNSPPVSEAELDRLAGVLEELHHLLETAPHCMVQPPGKAFPTSARITGPQERDDPYPTLYRYMHACHFLESTTVVLSAAAAAGHLSVTQAVRELLRFLSLTQPGLLFLLAQPTSTNLLLRLLASMADAEGEESTLTGGEGALTGPGFGEEGFGVWLMQALHALQGVSELMSHVATGGDGGVGLEEGDNAEVLGMLHALYLMTFTQTGRSAVAHICSLDNNLSCLVTLLQHHSKDGQGEAKARKAVTYNYACMLVLLVVQSSNDLRMMEQFAAPLLSLAKADDTNAKLQELSKWLEPLEKLRFEIGSIPTLIDYIKQNVENVLTAEGTGLVTALRVLCHIASPPPAVEGQQRDLKWSLAGVQLFSGEGLDTCVRVLQKLCSVLLQPWRVHGHMGPTPQRCMILSICISTLRLLRTMLTELLRGGAFQFRDTRVASVLVTLHMIVCSIPATGRLDGEETRVQALIVDVLLTFTQGVNEEVTHTEETLASNTWSLMLKEVLGSLLKAPEGLFSGLTLLSELLPLPLPMQSTQVISVQDVAVALNTRKLWSMHIRAQWKVFSEALRCVCATSCPPLLAMLRRVCVQLADLSSPTATLIMKTLVELLLEELQPVEGKSVCWGQALRLLSLMDALVSQRACKSAALHLLSGSVSGDEQLAELFPLLLSLLVPPTDHSLQQQQCSELVGTILQSLCDQDISLVVSPPGESCVSEAEQLANALPGREMMSSVCNALLEVLGNAESSVPLLLTCIRTLTFLTEHDYGLYHLKVALKKHGAGLCSLLKRLVFSFNKDSADLLSALLDFLRQILNTETMGSGEESSFSPPPRLLSGSEMKALLQWEESETHPLPTLEKQITKLCKEDESLETMLENVIVLRQTLENSTDTPPAADTEPTLPAPETLGAQFNHRTVFILSEALDEQLKALWFSPFQTDDIETDLDMMKVDLVGLAQECCPELDLKAELERSFLSEPSSPGHTKAPKGFRLGKHKHETFITSSGKSDYVEPAKRAHIMAAPRGRGGRGGFGQNVSRPHDIFRQRKQNTSRPPSMHVDDFVAAEFKDITTPLGLLPPKRPPKSSPKPPTRGLFTGNRGRATFHSQTRFFTPPQPKGVLLSGNYTRREGGRGSSWSGQVPAVTHRGTYSEPRGGQSNFTRGPLPSRQPPASAYRLAPRDRAPRGRGGTGLSWLSGGGGGGSAGGGGGGGGGGGGGGGGGRGSQGSKFSGGGGSGGGRGRHVRSFTR; via the exons ATGGCGGGGGACATTTCAACGGAGCTTCTTTTTCTAGATACGTTTAAACATCAGAGTGCAGAG TTAACCAACGTGGATGTGGTGCGGTTTCCTTACGGGGTGCTGATCACAGAGGTGCGGGTCATTCCTCCAGGGATAAAAGCTCACAGCAACTTACCTGACAACAGAGCATTTGG GGAGACGTCCCCTCACGCCTTCCAGCTGGAGCTGTTCTTCAATAATGTCACTAAAACCAACAGCCCCACCTTCCACAGACTGGGCAG TCTGGAGTATGACGAGAACAAGTCCATTGTATTCAGACCCAGTGGAAAG GTGAACACAGACGGTCTGGTGCTGCGTGGCTGGTACACCAGTCTGACTGTTGCAGTGTATGGTACGGCAGAGCGCTCACATGGACATGACCAGGACTCGCCCCCTCCTccgccacccccaccccctcaacAGCCAAGCGGGCCCAAGAGGATCATTAAACAAG agtggGAAAAAGACGACCAATACAATGGCAGCCCACCCAGACCAGCACCTAGAGGACCTCGTACTCCACCTGGACCTCCACCTCCGGACGACGATGATGAGGAGCAGGTCCAAGTGACAG TGGGCGTGGTCAAAGACGAGCCGTGTGAGGGTCGTGACGACTACCTGGAGGCCGTGTCACCTGAGAGATCCCTGCCTGCTGATGAGACGTACTCGGATGCtgaacaagaggaagaaggtgatgaggaagaggaggagcaggaggaggaggaggaggaggatgcccGGACAGAGGGGAGCGctcctgaggaggaggaggaagaagaggaggaagaagatgagggtgaggacgaggaagaggagatggaggaag GTGATGACGGCTATGAGCAGATTTCCAGCGATGAAGATGACCTGGATAATGGTAGCTTCAAGTTGCCCACCTTTGACATGGACTACACTCCTGAGGACCTGGCATCTGTCCCGCCCGTCCAGTATGACCCCTTTGAGCGAGAACTCAGACCCCTGCTCTACTTCACCCCTCCCTACAAGACTCGTTTTGATACCCAGTTTGAGAAGGCCAGTGTGGAGGAGCCCAGGGATGCTGGTGGTACAAAAGGACCAGCAGTTGGAGAGGAGGCTGAGGCTGTTGCCCAGCTGAAAGAGTTACTAGTTAGCACAGGTGACGAGAGAGATGCACGCTGGGTCACTGCTCTGGAAGAGGCACCTGGACTACTGGCCAAAGGGTTGGCTTATTTAATTAAACAGGGAGAGGGTGAGGTGGAGGATCCTGTTGGAGTTTTAGTCAAGTGGGCTCTTCAAGCTCTGAGTATGGAGATCGCTCTCACACAGCCCATTGCTCTTAACCTCAGACAATTGAAAGCTGGTGCCAAGCTAGCATCGCACCTGGCAGAGTGCCCACAGGGCCTCATAGCGCTGTTGCGTGAGGGGGCCCTGGGTGTGCTATTGGAGCTGCTCCATGCGGACCACGTCTCTTCCACACTGAAGCTCAGTATCCTGAGAGCTCTGGATGCTCTGACTAGCGCTCCTGATGGGGTGGAGGCTTTCCTACATGCAAAAGATTCGGAGAAGAGCGGTTATCAG CATCTAGTCCAGCTTTTCCTGCGTGAAGAAACGGTGAGGGTCATAACCGCTGGCAACGCCATACTACAGAAAAGTCACATGTACGAGGTCCTGCTCGACCTACAGCgtacagcagcagcatggagTGAACCACCGCAG gaggagatggaggatgCTGACAGTCCCATGGAGGAGGAACCATCGCTAAACTCACCCCCTGTGAGCGAAGCAGAGCTTGATAGGTTGGCAGGGGTTTTGGAAGAGTTGCATCACCTGCTAGAGACGGCCCCTCACTGCATGGTGCAGCCACCTGGGAAAGCCTTCCCAACTTCTGCCAGAATAACAGGACCACAGGAGAGAGATGATCCATATCCAACACTGTATAG GTATATGCATGCATGCCATTTCCTGGAGAGCACGACAGTGGTGTTGTCGGCCGCTGCAGCGGCCGGGCACTTAAGTGTCACCCAGGCAGTCAGAGAGCTCCTGCGCTTCCTGTCGCTCACTCAGCCAGGTCTGCTCTTCCTTCTCGCCCAGCCCACTTCCACCAACCTGCTGCTGCGTCTTCTGGCATCGATGGCAGACGCCGAGGGTGAGGAGAGCACGTTGACCGGAGGAGAGGGAGCTCTCACAGGGCCAGGGTTCGGTGAAGAGGGCTTTGGCGTGTGGCTAATGCAGGCGCTGCATGCTCTGCAGGGTGTGTCAGAGCTCATGAGCCATGTGGCCACAGGAGGAGACGGGGGAGTTGGGCTGGAGGAAGGTGACAACGCAGAGGTACTGGGCATGCTCCATGCACTCTACCTGATGACCTTCACTCAGACTGGCCGCAGTGCTGTGGCCCACATTTGCAGTTTGGACAACAACCTTTCCTGTCTGGTCACCCTGCTCCAGCACCACAGCAAAGATGGACAGGG tgAGGCGAAGGCTCGCAAAGCAGTGACATATAATTATGCCTGTATGCTGGTTTTACTGGTCGTGCAGAGCTCTAACGATCTGCGGATGATGGAACAATTTGCTGCTCCACTACTCTCCTTAGCCAAGGCTGATGACACCAATGCTAAGTTACAGG AGCTCAGTAAATGGCTGGAGCCTCTGGAGAAACTTCGCTTTGAGATTGGCAGCATTCCCACCCTCATAGACTACATTAAACAG aatgtggaaaatgttttgacCGCTGAGGGAACTGGACTGGTCACTGCGCTCAGGGTCCTCTGCCACATTGCCTCCCCCCCTCCTGCTGTAGAAg GTCAGCAGAGGGATCTTAAGTGGAGTCTTGCAGGAGTCCAGCTGTTCTCAGGAGAGGGTCTGGacacgtgtgtgcgtgtcctGCAGAAGCTCTGCAGCGTGTTGCTGCAGCCATGGCGCGTACACGGACACATGGGGCCCACGCCACAGCGCTGCATGATCCTCAGCATATGTATCAGCACACTCAGGTTGTTGCGCACCATGCTGACAGAGCTGCTCCGTGGGGGAGCTTTCCAGTTCAGGGACACTCGTGTGGCCAGTGTGTTGGTGACGCTCCACATGATAGTTTGCTCCATCCCTGCTACTGGGCGTCTGGACGGGGAGGAGACCAGAGTGCAGGCACTTATTGTTGATGTGCTGCTCACCTTCACGCAGGGTGTCAATGAagag gtgACCCATACAGAAGAGACTCTGGCCAGTAACACCTGGTCTCTGATGCTAAAGGAGGTGCTGGGCTCACTGCTCAAAGCTCCTGAAGGTCTGTTCTCTGGCCTGACGCTGCTGTCTGAGCTCCTGCCTCTGCCACTGCCAATGCAGAGCACTCAG GTGATATCAGTCCAAGATGTGGCTGTAGCCTTAAACACGAGGAAGCTGTGGAGCATGCACATACGGGCGCAGTggaaagtgttttctgaggcgttgaggtgtgtgtgtgctaccaGCTGCCCTCCTCTCTTAGCCATgctgaggagagtgtgtgttcagctggcAGACCTGTCTTCACCCACTGCAACACTCATCATGAAAAccctggtggagctgctgctggaggagctgcagcc GGTGGAGGGTAAAAGTGTGTGCTGGGGCCAGGCCCTGCGTCTGCTGTCTTTGATGGATGCCCTGGTGTCACAGAGAGCTTGTAAGAGCGCAGCGTTACACCTGCTCTCCGGGTCAGTATCGGGAGATGAACAACTGGCTGAGCTGTTCCCCTTGCTTCTGTCCCTGTTGGTTCCTCCAACTGACCACTCCTTACAACAGCAGCAATGCAGCGAACTAGTGGGGACAATATTACAGTCACTGTGTGACCAG GACATTTCTCTGGTGGTATCTCCACCTGGTGAAAGCTGTGTGTCAGAGGCTGAGCAGCTGGCTAATGCACTTCCAGGGCGagaaatgatgtcatcagtgtgcAATGCGTTGTTGGAGGTTTTGGGGAATGCAGAGAGCAGTGTGCCGCTCCTGCTCACCTGTATCAGGACATTGACATTCCTCACAGAGCACGACTATGGACTCTACCACCTCAAAGT TGCTCTGAAGAAACATGGTGCAGGTCTGTGCTCACTGTTAAAGAGGctggtgttttcatttaacaaggACTCAGCAGATCTGCTCTCAGCTCTGCTTGACTTCCTCAGACAGATCctcaacacagaaacaatg GGGTCTGGCGAGGAgtcttccttttctcctcctccacggTTGCTGTCGGGCTCTGAGATGAAAGCTCTGCTGCAGTGGGAGGAGTCTGAGACACATCCGCTCCCCACTTTAGAGAAACAGATTACG aaactATGTAAAGAAGATGAGTCCCTGGAGACCATGTTGGAAAATGTGATTGTTCTGAGGCAGACACTGGAGAACTCCACAGACACGCCTCCAGCAGCTGATACTGAGCCCACTCTGCCAGCGCCTGAGACACTTGGGGCCCAGTTTAATCACAG GACAGTGTTCATTCTGTCAGAAGCTCTTGATGAGCAGCTGAAGGCTCTGTGGTTCTCTCCCTTCCAAACTGATGACATAGAAACAGACCTTGACATG aTGAAGGTGGATCTGGTGGGTCTGGCTCAGGAGTGTTGTCCAGAACTGGACCTGAAGGCAGAGCTGGAGCGCTCCTTCCTGTCTGAGCCCTCCTCTCCTGGTCACACCAAGGCTCCAAAAGGCTTCAGACTGGGCAAACACAAGCATGAAACGTTCATTACATCAAG CGGTAAATCAGACTACGTTGAGCCTGCAAAAAGAGCCCACATCATGGCTGCTCCGCGGGGCCGTGGGGGTCGAGGAGGATTTGGACAAAATGTCTCCCGTCCCCATGATATCTTCCGCCAGCGCAAACAGAACACTTCCCGTCCCCCCAGCATGCACGTGGATGACTTTGTGGCGGCAGAGTTTAAAGACATTACGACCCCGCTTGGGCTTTTGCCCCCTAAACGACCACCCAAGAGTTCCCCCAAACCCCCCACCAGAGGACTGTTCACTGGCAACAGAGGCAGAGCCACCTTCCATAGCCAGACTCGCTTTTTTACTCCTCCACAACCGAAAGGCGTTCTGCTGTCTG GTAACTACACACgaagagaaggaggcagaggtTCATCATGGAGCGGCCAGGTTCCAGCTGTCACTCATAGAGGGACCTACAGTGAACCTCGCGGTGGCCAGAGCAACTTCACACGAGGACCGCTGCCTTCTAGACAACCGCCAGCAA GTGCGTATCGCCTGGCTCCTCGGGACCGAGCTCCACGGGGCAGAGGAGGCACCGGGCTGTCGTGGCTtagcggaggaggaggtggcggcagtgctggaggaggaggcggaggtggtgggggaggtggaggaggaggaggtggggggagaGGATCTCAGGGGAGCAAGTTCAGTGGCGGGGGAGGGAGTGGAGGTGGGAGGGGCAGACATGTTCGCTCCTTCACCAGGTAA
- the virma gene encoding protein virilizer homolog isoform X1, translating to MAGDISTELLFLDTFKHQSAELTNVDVVRFPYGVLITEVRVIPPGIKAHSNLPDNRAFGETSPHAFQLELFFNNVTKTNSPTFHRLGSLEYDENKSIVFRPSGKVNTDGLVLRGWYTSLTVAVYGTAERSHGHDQDSPPPPPPPPPQQPSGPKRIIKQEWEKDDQYNGSPPRPAPRGPRTPPGPPPPDDDDEEQVQVTVGVVKDEPCEGRDDYLEAVSPERSLPADETYSDAEQEEEGDEEEEEQEEEEEEDARTEGSAPEEEEEEEEEEDEGEDEEEEMEEGDDGYEQISSDEDDLDNGSFKLPTFDMDYTPEDLASVPPVQYDPFERELRPLLYFTPPYKTRFDTQFEKASVEEPRDAGGTKGPAVGEEAEAVAQLKELLVSTGDERDARWVTALEEAPGLLAKGLAYLIKQGEGEVEDPVGVLVKWALQALSMEIALTQPIALNLRQLKAGAKLASHLAECPQGLIALLREGALGVLLELLHADHVSSTLKLSILRALDALTSAPDGVEAFLHAKDSEKSGYQHLVQLFLREETVRVITAGNAILQKSHMYEVLLDLQRTAAAWSEPPQEEMEDADSPMEEEPSLNSPPVSEAELDRLAGVLEELHHLLETAPHCMVQPPGKAFPTSARITGPQERDDPYPTLYRYMHACHFLESTTVVLSAAAAAGHLSVTQAVRELLRFLSLTQPGLLFLLAQPTSTNLLLRLLASMADAEGEESTLTGGEGALTGPGFGEEGFGVWLMQALHALQGVSELMSHVATGGDGGVGLEEGDNAEVLGMLHALYLMTFTQTGRSAVAHICSLDNNLSCLVTLLQHHSKDGQGEAKARKAVTYNYACMLVLLVVQSSNDLRMMEQFAAPLLSLAKADDTNAKLQELSKWLEPLEKLRFEIGSIPTLIDYIKQNVENVLTAEGTGLVTALRVLCHIASPPPAVEGQQRDLKWSLAGVQLFSGEGLDTCVRVLQKLCSVLLQPWRVHGHMGPTPQRCMILSICISTLRLLRTMLTELLRGGAFQFRDTRVASVLVTLHMIVCSIPATGRLDGEETRVQALIVDVLLTFTQGVNEEVTHTEETLASNTWSLMLKEVLGSLLKAPEGLFSGLTLLSELLPLPLPMQSTQVISVQDVAVALNTRKLWSMHIRAQWKVFSEALRCVCATSCPPLLAMLRRVCVQLADLSSPTATLIMKTLVELLLEELQPVEGKSVCWGQALRLLSLMDALVSQRACKSAALHLLSGSVSGDEQLAELFPLLLSLLVPPTDHSLQQQQCSELVGTILQSLCDQDISLVVSPPGESCVSEAEQLANALPGREMMSSVCNALLEVLGNAESSVPLLLTCIRTLTFLTEHDYGLYHLKVALKKHGAGLCSLLKRLVFSFNKDSADLLSALLDFLRQILNTETMCVDEGQGSGEESSFSPPPRLLSGSEMKALLQWEESETHPLPTLEKQITKLCKEDESLETMLENVIVLRQTLENSTDTPPAADTEPTLPAPETLGAQFNHRTVFILSEALDEQLKALWFSPFQTDDIETDLDMMKVDLVGLAQECCPELDLKAELERSFLSEPSSPGHTKAPKGFRLGKHKHETFITSSGKSDYVEPAKRAHIMAAPRGRGGRGGFGQNVSRPHDIFRQRKQNTSRPPSMHVDDFVAAEFKDITTPLGLLPPKRPPKSSPKPPTRGLFTGNRGRATFHSQTRFFTPPQPKGVLLSGNYTRREGGRGSSWSGQVPAVTHRGTYSEPRGGQSNFTRGPLPSRQPPASAYRLAPRDRAPRGRGGTGLSWLSGGGGGGSAGGGGGGGGGGGGGGGGGRGSQGSKFSGGGGSGGGRGRHVRSFTR from the exons ATGGCGGGGGACATTTCAACGGAGCTTCTTTTTCTAGATACGTTTAAACATCAGAGTGCAGAG TTAACCAACGTGGATGTGGTGCGGTTTCCTTACGGGGTGCTGATCACAGAGGTGCGGGTCATTCCTCCAGGGATAAAAGCTCACAGCAACTTACCTGACAACAGAGCATTTGG GGAGACGTCCCCTCACGCCTTCCAGCTGGAGCTGTTCTTCAATAATGTCACTAAAACCAACAGCCCCACCTTCCACAGACTGGGCAG TCTGGAGTATGACGAGAACAAGTCCATTGTATTCAGACCCAGTGGAAAG GTGAACACAGACGGTCTGGTGCTGCGTGGCTGGTACACCAGTCTGACTGTTGCAGTGTATGGTACGGCAGAGCGCTCACATGGACATGACCAGGACTCGCCCCCTCCTccgccacccccaccccctcaacAGCCAAGCGGGCCCAAGAGGATCATTAAACAAG agtggGAAAAAGACGACCAATACAATGGCAGCCCACCCAGACCAGCACCTAGAGGACCTCGTACTCCACCTGGACCTCCACCTCCGGACGACGATGATGAGGAGCAGGTCCAAGTGACAG TGGGCGTGGTCAAAGACGAGCCGTGTGAGGGTCGTGACGACTACCTGGAGGCCGTGTCACCTGAGAGATCCCTGCCTGCTGATGAGACGTACTCGGATGCtgaacaagaggaagaaggtgatgaggaagaggaggagcaggaggaggaggaggaggaggatgcccGGACAGAGGGGAGCGctcctgaggaggaggaggaagaagaggaggaagaagatgagggtgaggacgaggaagaggagatggaggaag GTGATGACGGCTATGAGCAGATTTCCAGCGATGAAGATGACCTGGATAATGGTAGCTTCAAGTTGCCCACCTTTGACATGGACTACACTCCTGAGGACCTGGCATCTGTCCCGCCCGTCCAGTATGACCCCTTTGAGCGAGAACTCAGACCCCTGCTCTACTTCACCCCTCCCTACAAGACTCGTTTTGATACCCAGTTTGAGAAGGCCAGTGTGGAGGAGCCCAGGGATGCTGGTGGTACAAAAGGACCAGCAGTTGGAGAGGAGGCTGAGGCTGTTGCCCAGCTGAAAGAGTTACTAGTTAGCACAGGTGACGAGAGAGATGCACGCTGGGTCACTGCTCTGGAAGAGGCACCTGGACTACTGGCCAAAGGGTTGGCTTATTTAATTAAACAGGGAGAGGGTGAGGTGGAGGATCCTGTTGGAGTTTTAGTCAAGTGGGCTCTTCAAGCTCTGAGTATGGAGATCGCTCTCACACAGCCCATTGCTCTTAACCTCAGACAATTGAAAGCTGGTGCCAAGCTAGCATCGCACCTGGCAGAGTGCCCACAGGGCCTCATAGCGCTGTTGCGTGAGGGGGCCCTGGGTGTGCTATTGGAGCTGCTCCATGCGGACCACGTCTCTTCCACACTGAAGCTCAGTATCCTGAGAGCTCTGGATGCTCTGACTAGCGCTCCTGATGGGGTGGAGGCTTTCCTACATGCAAAAGATTCGGAGAAGAGCGGTTATCAG CATCTAGTCCAGCTTTTCCTGCGTGAAGAAACGGTGAGGGTCATAACCGCTGGCAACGCCATACTACAGAAAAGTCACATGTACGAGGTCCTGCTCGACCTACAGCgtacagcagcagcatggagTGAACCACCGCAG gaggagatggaggatgCTGACAGTCCCATGGAGGAGGAACCATCGCTAAACTCACCCCCTGTGAGCGAAGCAGAGCTTGATAGGTTGGCAGGGGTTTTGGAAGAGTTGCATCACCTGCTAGAGACGGCCCCTCACTGCATGGTGCAGCCACCTGGGAAAGCCTTCCCAACTTCTGCCAGAATAACAGGACCACAGGAGAGAGATGATCCATATCCAACACTGTATAG GTATATGCATGCATGCCATTTCCTGGAGAGCACGACAGTGGTGTTGTCGGCCGCTGCAGCGGCCGGGCACTTAAGTGTCACCCAGGCAGTCAGAGAGCTCCTGCGCTTCCTGTCGCTCACTCAGCCAGGTCTGCTCTTCCTTCTCGCCCAGCCCACTTCCACCAACCTGCTGCTGCGTCTTCTGGCATCGATGGCAGACGCCGAGGGTGAGGAGAGCACGTTGACCGGAGGAGAGGGAGCTCTCACAGGGCCAGGGTTCGGTGAAGAGGGCTTTGGCGTGTGGCTAATGCAGGCGCTGCATGCTCTGCAGGGTGTGTCAGAGCTCATGAGCCATGTGGCCACAGGAGGAGACGGGGGAGTTGGGCTGGAGGAAGGTGACAACGCAGAGGTACTGGGCATGCTCCATGCACTCTACCTGATGACCTTCACTCAGACTGGCCGCAGTGCTGTGGCCCACATTTGCAGTTTGGACAACAACCTTTCCTGTCTGGTCACCCTGCTCCAGCACCACAGCAAAGATGGACAGGG tgAGGCGAAGGCTCGCAAAGCAGTGACATATAATTATGCCTGTATGCTGGTTTTACTGGTCGTGCAGAGCTCTAACGATCTGCGGATGATGGAACAATTTGCTGCTCCACTACTCTCCTTAGCCAAGGCTGATGACACCAATGCTAAGTTACAGG AGCTCAGTAAATGGCTGGAGCCTCTGGAGAAACTTCGCTTTGAGATTGGCAGCATTCCCACCCTCATAGACTACATTAAACAG aatgtggaaaatgttttgacCGCTGAGGGAACTGGACTGGTCACTGCGCTCAGGGTCCTCTGCCACATTGCCTCCCCCCCTCCTGCTGTAGAAg GTCAGCAGAGGGATCTTAAGTGGAGTCTTGCAGGAGTCCAGCTGTTCTCAGGAGAGGGTCTGGacacgtgtgtgcgtgtcctGCAGAAGCTCTGCAGCGTGTTGCTGCAGCCATGGCGCGTACACGGACACATGGGGCCCACGCCACAGCGCTGCATGATCCTCAGCATATGTATCAGCACACTCAGGTTGTTGCGCACCATGCTGACAGAGCTGCTCCGTGGGGGAGCTTTCCAGTTCAGGGACACTCGTGTGGCCAGTGTGTTGGTGACGCTCCACATGATAGTTTGCTCCATCCCTGCTACTGGGCGTCTGGACGGGGAGGAGACCAGAGTGCAGGCACTTATTGTTGATGTGCTGCTCACCTTCACGCAGGGTGTCAATGAagag gtgACCCATACAGAAGAGACTCTGGCCAGTAACACCTGGTCTCTGATGCTAAAGGAGGTGCTGGGCTCACTGCTCAAAGCTCCTGAAGGTCTGTTCTCTGGCCTGACGCTGCTGTCTGAGCTCCTGCCTCTGCCACTGCCAATGCAGAGCACTCAG GTGATATCAGTCCAAGATGTGGCTGTAGCCTTAAACACGAGGAAGCTGTGGAGCATGCACATACGGGCGCAGTggaaagtgttttctgaggcgttgaggtgtgtgtgtgctaccaGCTGCCCTCCTCTCTTAGCCATgctgaggagagtgtgtgttcagctggcAGACCTGTCTTCACCCACTGCAACACTCATCATGAAAAccctggtggagctgctgctggaggagctgcagcc GGTGGAGGGTAAAAGTGTGTGCTGGGGCCAGGCCCTGCGTCTGCTGTCTTTGATGGATGCCCTGGTGTCACAGAGAGCTTGTAAGAGCGCAGCGTTACACCTGCTCTCCGGGTCAGTATCGGGAGATGAACAACTGGCTGAGCTGTTCCCCTTGCTTCTGTCCCTGTTGGTTCCTCCAACTGACCACTCCTTACAACAGCAGCAATGCAGCGAACTAGTGGGGACAATATTACAGTCACTGTGTGACCAG GACATTTCTCTGGTGGTATCTCCACCTGGTGAAAGCTGTGTGTCAGAGGCTGAGCAGCTGGCTAATGCACTTCCAGGGCGagaaatgatgtcatcagtgtgcAATGCGTTGTTGGAGGTTTTGGGGAATGCAGAGAGCAGTGTGCCGCTCCTGCTCACCTGTATCAGGACATTGACATTCCTCACAGAGCACGACTATGGACTCTACCACCTCAAAGT TGCTCTGAAGAAACATGGTGCAGGTCTGTGCTCACTGTTAAAGAGGctggtgttttcatttaacaaggACTCAGCAGATCTGCTCTCAGCTCTGCTTGACTTCCTCAGACAGATCctcaacacagaaacaatg TGTGTTGATGAGGGTCAGGGGTCTGGCGAGGAgtcttccttttctcctcctccacggTTGCTGTCGGGCTCTGAGATGAAAGCTCTGCTGCAGTGGGAGGAGTCTGAGACACATCCGCTCCCCACTTTAGAGAAACAGATTACG aaactATGTAAAGAAGATGAGTCCCTGGAGACCATGTTGGAAAATGTGATTGTTCTGAGGCAGACACTGGAGAACTCCACAGACACGCCTCCAGCAGCTGATACTGAGCCCACTCTGCCAGCGCCTGAGACACTTGGGGCCCAGTTTAATCACAG GACAGTGTTCATTCTGTCAGAAGCTCTTGATGAGCAGCTGAAGGCTCTGTGGTTCTCTCCCTTCCAAACTGATGACATAGAAACAGACCTTGACATG aTGAAGGTGGATCTGGTGGGTCTGGCTCAGGAGTGTTGTCCAGAACTGGACCTGAAGGCAGAGCTGGAGCGCTCCTTCCTGTCTGAGCCCTCCTCTCCTGGTCACACCAAGGCTCCAAAAGGCTTCAGACTGGGCAAACACAAGCATGAAACGTTCATTACATCAAG CGGTAAATCAGACTACGTTGAGCCTGCAAAAAGAGCCCACATCATGGCTGCTCCGCGGGGCCGTGGGGGTCGAGGAGGATTTGGACAAAATGTCTCCCGTCCCCATGATATCTTCCGCCAGCGCAAACAGAACACTTCCCGTCCCCCCAGCATGCACGTGGATGACTTTGTGGCGGCAGAGTTTAAAGACATTACGACCCCGCTTGGGCTTTTGCCCCCTAAACGACCACCCAAGAGTTCCCCCAAACCCCCCACCAGAGGACTGTTCACTGGCAACAGAGGCAGAGCCACCTTCCATAGCCAGACTCGCTTTTTTACTCCTCCACAACCGAAAGGCGTTCTGCTGTCTG GTAACTACACACgaagagaaggaggcagaggtTCATCATGGAGCGGCCAGGTTCCAGCTGTCACTCATAGAGGGACCTACAGTGAACCTCGCGGTGGCCAGAGCAACTTCACACGAGGACCGCTGCCTTCTAGACAACCGCCAGCAA GTGCGTATCGCCTGGCTCCTCGGGACCGAGCTCCACGGGGCAGAGGAGGCACCGGGCTGTCGTGGCTtagcggaggaggaggtggcggcagtgctggaggaggaggcggaggtggtgggggaggtggaggaggaggaggtggggggagaGGATCTCAGGGGAGCAAGTTCAGTGGCGGGGGAGGGAGTGGAGGTGGGAGGGGCAGACATGTTCGCTCCTTCACCAGGTAA